A DNA window from Engystomops pustulosus chromosome 10, aEngPut4.maternal, whole genome shotgun sequence contains the following coding sequences:
- the LOC140105247 gene encoding uncharacterized protein, which yields MNWKMWSRLWLLVAEPSTTTPAPTTTETSTTTPVPTTTEPTTTTPAPTTTEPTTTTPAPTTTEPTTTTPAPTTTEPTTTTPAPTTTEPTTTTPAPTTTELTTTTSAPTTTELTTTTPAPTTTEPTTTTPAPTTTEPTTTTPAPTTTEPTTTTPAPATTEPTTTTPAPTTAEPTTTTPAATTTEPTTTTPAPTTTEPTTTTPAPTTAEPTTTTPAPTTSEPTTTTLAPTTSEPTTTTPAPTTTEPSTTTPAPTTTEPTTTTPAPTTTEPTTTTPAPTTTELTTTTSAPTTTELTTTTPAPTTTEPTTTTPAPTTTEPTTTTPAPTTTEPTTTTPAPATTEPTTTTPAPTTAEPTTTTPAATTTEPTTTTPAPTTTEPTTTTPAPTTAEPTTTTPAPTTSEPTTTTLAPTTSEPTTTTPAPTTTEPSTTTPAPTTTEPTTTKPAPTTTEPTTTTPAPTTTEPKTTTPAPTTTELTKTTPAPTTTEPTTTTPSPTTTELTTTTSAPTTTEPKPTTTTPATTTTESTTTLATTTTEPTTTTPATTTTEPTTTTPAPTTAEPTTTTPAPTTSEPTTTTPAPTTTEPTTTTPAPTTTEPTTTTPATTTTEPATTTPAATTTEPPTSTPAPTTTEPPTTTPAPTTTEPTTTTPAPTTTEPTTTTPSPTTTELTTTTSAPTTTEPTTTTPAPTTTEPTTTTPAPTTTEPITTTPAPTTTEPTTTTPAPTTTEPATTTPSPTTTELTTTTSAPTTTEPTTTTPAPTTTEPTTTTPAPTTTEPITTTPAPTTTEPTTTTPAPTTTEPATTTPSPTTTGPTTTTLAPTTTEPTTTTPAPTITETSTTTPAPLTTEPTTTTPAPTTTETSTTTPAPTTTEPTTTTPAPTTAEPTTTTPTPTTSESTTTTSATTTTESTTTQAPTTTEFTTTTPKVDFMSQPGILPKRSIESQRACVILTSDFVTLHMEGLDEC from the exons aaccttcAACAACTACACCAGCTCCAACAACCACAGAAACTTCAACAACTACACCGgttccaacaaccacagaacctacaacaactacaccggctccaacaaccacagaacctacaacaactacaccggctccaacaaccacagaacctacaacaactacaccagccccaacaaccacagaacctacaacaactacgccggctccaacaaccacagaacctacaacaactacaccagctccaacaaccacagaacttACAACAACTACATCGgctccaacaaccacagaacttACAACAACTACGCCTGCTCCAACAACCACGgaacctacaacaactacaccggcgccaacaaccacagagcctacaacaactacaccggctccaacaactacagaacctacaacaactacaccggctcctgcaaccacagaacctacaacaactacaccggctccaacaaccgcagaacctacaacaactacaccggctgcaacaaccacagaacctacaacaactacaccggccccaacaaccacagaacctacaacaactacaccggctccaacaaccgcagaacctacaacaactacaccggctccaacaacctcagaacctacaacaactacacTGGCTCCAACAAcctcagaacctacaacaactacaccggctccaacaaccacagaaccttcaacaactacaccggctccaacaaccacagaacctacaacaactacaccggctccaacaaccacagaacctacaacaactacaccagctccaacaaccacagaacttACAACAACTACATCGgctccaacaaccacagaacttACAACAACTACGCCTGCTCCAACAACCACGgaacctacaacaactacaccggcgccaacaaccacagagcctacaacaactacaccggctccaacaactacagaacctacaacaactacaccggctcctgcaaccacagaacctacaacaactacaccggctccaacaaccgcagaacctacaacaactacaccggctgcaacaaccacagaacctacaacaactacaccggccccaacaaccacagaacctacaacaactacaccggctccaacaaccgcagaacctacaacaactacaccggctccaacaacctcagaacctacaacaactacacTGGCTCCAACAAcctcagaacctacaacaactacaccggctccaacaaccacagaaccttcaacaactacaccggctccaacaaccacagaacccaCAACAACTAAACCGgctccaacaaccacagaacctacaacaactacaccagccccaacaaccacagaacctaaaACAACTACGCCGgctccaacaaccacagaacttACAAAAACTACGCCGgctccaacaaccacagaacctacaacaactacaccgTCTCCAACAACAACAGAACTTACAACAACTACATCGGccccaacaaccacagaaccta aacctacaacaactacaccggctacaacaaccacagaatcTACAACTACACtggctacaacaaccacagaacctacaacaactacaccggctacaacaaccacagaacctacaacaactacaccggctccaacaaccgcagaacctacaacaactacaccggctccaacaacctcagaacctacaacaactacaccggctccaacaaccacagaacctacaacaactacaccggctccaacaaccacagaacctacaacaactacaccggctacaacaaccacagaacctgcAACAACTACACCGGCtgcaacaaccacagaacctccAACAAGTACACCTgctccaacaaccacagaacctccaacaactacaccggctccaacaaccacagaacctacaacaactacgccggctccaacaaccacagaacctacaacaactacaccgTCTCCAACAACAACAGAACTTACAACAACTACATCGGccccaacaaccacagaacctacaacaactacaccggcgccaacaaccacagaacctacaacaactacaccgGCTCCAACAACTACAGAACCTATAACAACTACACCGGccccaacaaccacagaacctacaacaactacaccggctccaacaaccacagaacctgcAACAACTACACCGTCTCCAACAACAACAGAACTTACAACAACTACATCGGccccaacaaccacagaacctacaacaactacaccggcgccaacaaccacagaacctacaacaactacaccgGCTCCAACAACTACAGAACCTATAACAACTACACCGGccccaacaaccacagaacctacaacaactacaccggctccaacaaccacagaacctgcAACAACTACACCGTCTCCAACAACAACAGGACCTACAACAACTACACTGgctccaacaaccacagaacctacaacaactacaccgGCTCCAACAATCACAGAAACTTCAACAACTACACCTGCTCCActaaccacagaacctacaacaactacaccgGCTCCAACAACCACAGAAACTTCAACAACAACACCAgctccaacaaccacagaacctacaacaactacaccggctccaacaaccgcagaacctacaacaactacaccgACTCCAACAACCTCAGAATCTACAACAACTACATcggctacaacaaccacagaatcTACAACTACACAGGCTCCAACAACCACAGAATTTACAACAACTACACCG AAAGTGGACTTTATGAGCCAACCTGGCATCCTGCCAAAGCGGAGCATCGAGTCACAAAGGGCGTGTGTCATTCTTACAAGTGACTTTGTGACATTGCACATGGAGGGATTGGATGAATGCTAG